TGAAGTTGAATAGCGTGGTGTTGTAGTTGGAATCGAACACAGGGCGGTTGGACTGCACAATCAGCTCGCACTTGAATGTTCCATCATCCGAGTGCTGCTTCACTGTAATATTCATACTACATGATATCCGTTCGGAAATGCTGTACTGTGCAGAGGTCCATTTCCGGTCATTGATAAATTCCGTGAGTGCTGTCTCCAGTGTTTTGAAAACCTGTGTATTGGTCCCCTGAACCTGGGAGAAATTGATACTCACCTTACAGTTCAGCTCCTGTGCCTTAACCGTCAGTGGGGTTAAAAGCAGGCAACAGCCGAAAAGGAGTCTGCGAAATGATTTATGAATGACCTTTTTGTTCATTTCCTCTTATTATTTCATCAATGAAACCATCCGGTCGATGATGTCCGACGCCACCTCCCGTTTGCTTTTCAGCGGGAACTCCGTCTTTCCGTTCTTATCGATGATGATTATCTTGTTCGTATCGTGGCGGAAACCTGCCCCTTGGTCCTGAAGCGAATTGAGAACGATGAAGTCGAAATTCTTCCGTTCCATCTTACTCTGTGCATTCTGCAATTCATCGTTGGTTTCAAGAGCAAATCCTGCAAGCAGCTGGTCGTTGCGCTTAATCTTCCCTAACGAGGCGGCAATGTCCTGGGTGGGTTTTAATACAACTGTCATCTCATCGCCTTTCCGCTTGATTTTACTGTCGGCCACTACCTGAGGGGTGAAGTCGGCCACGGCGGCACACAAGATTCCGGCATCAGCGGATGGGTAGTTGGCTATAGAAGCCTCGTACATCTCCTGTGCAGATTCTACGTCAATACGTTTTATGTTAGGATGAACCGTTTTCATCTGTACCGGTCCGGCTATCAAAGTAACCTCGGCTCCTCTTTCGGCGCATTCTTCTGCGAGAGCAAAACCCATCTTGCCGGAAGAATAGTTACCGATGAAGCGCACCGGGTCTATCTTTTCATAAGTTGGTCCCGCTGTTATCAGTACTTTTTTTTTTGAAAGGTCCTGCTCACTGGCGAAGAACTCTTCGAG
The Bacteroides sedimenti genome window above contains:
- the coaBC gene encoding bifunctional phosphopantothenoylcysteine decarboxylase/phosphopantothenate--cysteine ligase CoaBC, whose amino-acid sequence is MLKGKKIVLGITGSIAAYKACYIIRGLIKRGAEVQVVITPAGKEFITPITLSALTSKPVISEFFSGRDGTWNSHVDLGLWADAMLIAPATASTIGKMANGIADNMLITTYLSAKAPVFVAPAMDLDMFAHPSTQKNLDILRSYGNHIIEPGEGELASHLVGKGRMEEPEAIIKVLEEFFASEQDLSKKKVLITAGPTYEKIDPVRFIGNYSSGKMGFALAEECAERGAEVTLIAGPVQMKTVHPNIKRIDVESAQEMYEASIANYPSADAGILCAAVADFTPQVVADSKIKRKGDEMTVVLKPTQDIAASLGKIKRNDQLLAGFALETNDELQNAQSKMERKNFDFIVLNSLQDQGAGFRHDTNKIIIIDKNGKTEFPLKSKREVASDIIDRMVSLMK